AAGGATTTGAATATTTGACCACAAGTGGAATAGCCTGTCTTCATGTCCTTCGGAAGCAACGATTGTGTCTTCCAAAAGAGAATGGCCTTTAGTTTCTTTGCCTTTTTAAACAAAGAAGGTGGAATTCCACGTGAAACGTCCAAGCTAAAATCAAAAGAGGCTCGTAAGACTCCTTCAGTAACTTTTTCACCTTCTGGATCCACCGTGACATTCTCTATTTGATCTGATACGAATCGTGCTAGGTCGTGCATTAAGGGTTGCATTCTACATCTTCTAACAGCGCCACACTCGTCTTCTTCCATATCTTTGAAAATAGGCATCCCAACAAAGTCGTTGAAATACTGGCGGAATTTGTCTTCTGTAGAGTTTTCTAAATCCGATTGAAATCCTTCTGCTGTCAAGAGATGAATTAATCTCTCGACATCAATCAAATGATCTTGAGGAAACAatgaacaaaattcaaaacaaaacttcTGAGGGCTTGGAAGTTTGTCGTAGTATCTAACCTTAAGCTCTTTTAGAAATTCCTCCTTATTCAGATCAGCAACGGCAAGATCAGCACAATGATTGTTTACAAATATTGCTTTGAATATTATCAAGAAAGGAACTCCACCACAATCCATCACCATCTTCCTTTGCATTTCCTTCTTCATATCGATTATTGAACTACTTTGTCCACGAACTTTCCAAAACAATGACAAAGATTCCTCTTCATTAAGCCCCAGAATAACATGTGGCTTAAACGTGGTAAAAACAGTATCTGGCCTTGTTGTTTCATGTCGTAACCTGTAGTTACTTAGCGAAACAGTAATATTGTTGGCCACAAGTTTACTACGTGTGGTTATGAGAATTGCACTTGCACCATTGGACGTCATTAATATCTTGTCCAAATCAGAGAGCATCTCGTCCCCAAGTATCTCAGTTTTCAAATTATCCAGCACAACAAGGTTTCCTTTTCCGCCGTCAGTGTAAGTAGATGACATGTCAGTGGTATTGAGGAATTCCACATCATAAATCCAAATTTGAAGGCCGAAGTGAGCTTTGACTTGCTCATCCTCACAAATAAGACGGGCAAGTTTTGTCTTCCCTATTCCTGCGAACCCAACAATGGAAACCACAGAAACTTTCCCAACGGATTCAGCTCCTGTGTGGAGCGGGATAAGTTGatctataatttctttttttctcccAACTATAGCCGGTTCCAACTCCGTCTCCTCCCCCGTCTTCTCCCATGCTTCTTGAGGCGGCATAGTTGCAGTGGTGGTCGTGGACAATTCTTTTAAAACATCTTTGAGATCTTTTATGGCATTTTGAATTCTTGAGTTGATGGCTTTAAGCTGATGCTTATGACGATCGGCTTGAAACGGAGAGAAAGTTCTTTTCTGAGGCTTAAGAATACCGGCATCGAGTTCCTCCACCAATTTGTTCAGATCTTTGAGGGCAGTTTTAAGGTTGGACAGAACCTCATGACGTTGGACGTGGTTCTTAACCAGGTCTTGGATTTTTTCAAGAGAAGTTATAAGTTGGTTCTTGTCACTGTTCGACAGCCCAGCTAGTAAGCGGTTTTCTTTACGGCCGCGTATCTTTTCAAGGAGTTGATCAATGGTTTCTCTCAGAACAACTATATCCATTGAATGTGGCTGATGGGTGGGACTTGAACTGGGATTGAAAGAGAGGAATGGTTCaaagcagaaaaaaaaataaaatcaaaataactgTTTGAAGTGATGGGGTTTTCAAAGGTAAATACAAGATCAAGGTATTCACTTTCAGCTGGAGTACTCGTTCATTCAttatataaagaaagaaaacaaaacaactagTTAAgggttattaattttttattttttgaaagagggTAAgggttattaattttttattagtagtaaattaattaactaaGAGTAGTTGATTAGACTAACACATGGCCACATGCCCCATATAACGAAGgtggttttgattttattttcagtGGAACGAcggttttgatttatttagtttgctctatttattgttattttatgataaagataaacataaatgataagtacttttttatttttaagaaataaatgatAAGTACTTCTTTCTATCATAtttatgaacaaatatttttttttgatttttttttgacaaaaataaaatgatattaattcaTTAAAATTGATAGATTACATCAGATGCAAACATCGCTAAAaatgtaaaggatgaatctgcgaacaaactcacaacatccaagttaataacataaaacgggaaaatgcctacaaataatatgataaaacctaagTCACCGAAATTCACATGCTTCCAGATCTTCAACGTTCACGTccaaatcattggttgaatttgtaattgactgatgCCGATCTCTcaatagaaaataaacaaacaccgcgacaagacgcgaaatcaaacgtcgtacaagacgacgaacaataCAACGCCacacttagacgacgaaatcacaaaaaaaacacaaaagaaaaaacttgatatatgtgaaaaccacttatttagattgaaagaaaagggaaaaaagatgTCGAGGTTTGATtctaggtaaaaaaaaaaatctaaaaccaCCCCTTCTCGATgaacgaaggagaaagaaagtttagagagaagttagagtttctctcactagaaaactagggccgactattttttctctctttctttttttttctcttcgaATTTATTGAATAAGTATTTGTACtataatatatttcatatgcattaattttttaataaaactaaataattaGTTGTTAATGCGACTAGAGGGAGTAGTTTAGTGAGATCCACTAAATTAAATCAGTTTTATTAAtctattttatgtgtttatCTCTTTCATGGACAATAAATGtaacacaagaaaaagaaaaacgcaACACATGTGTTTATCTCTTTCATGGATAATAAATGGGGTGAAGCCAAACtcatactccatccgttttataatgagtgtcgttttagcaaaaaaaaaaaaaaattcaaaacgaatgtcactttcagtttccaataccataataactttttcttttcaattgtatcctttaattaatattatatacactacttccaaagtattattttttctttaatgaacaacaaaccaatagttgattaggataatttggtaaaacaacatctctctttcttttaattaatgcatttcttaatatgtgtgtaaaaagcttaaacgacactcattttgaaacggatggagtataaaaCTACTACTTGGAAGGTTTATTGTGACATTGGTTTAAATCTCAATCGGCCTTTTAAGTTGGATGAGGTGAagcatacaatttgggacacaGTTTCAAGAACCTAGGGCTGGACGGTATTAGTTTTGGTTTCATCATGAAATTTTGGCCGGAAGTGAAGGATGATTTTATGCGCTTACCTCAATGGGAAACTGACTAAAGGGGTCAATGCCACATTCATTGCGCTCATACCGAACGTAGatagccctcaacggttgaatgactATATCTTTAGTGGGTTGTATGTATAAGGTGTTGGCGAAAATTCTTGCAAATCGACTCTGTGCTGTTATTGGAAGTGTTGTCTTAAATTCACAGTCCGCCTTTGTCAAATGGAAGCAGATTTTGAATggtattttagttgaaaatgagGCAGTCGATGAGGCGTGCAATTTACATAAGgaaattcttttatttaaagttgAATTTGAAAAGGCATATGATTCGGTGGATTTGCATTATTTGGATACGATTATGTATAAGATGAATTTTCTGATTCTCTGGAGGAAGTGGATTTCTGAATGTATCGTGATAGCCACGACTTCAATGTTTGTGAATGGTTGTCCTACGGAGGAATTTCCTTTGGAAATGGGGGCTTCGGCAAGGGACCCTCTTTCCCCGTTCCTTTTTTTGCTAGCAGCAGAAGGTTTTAATGTTTTGATGACGACGATGTTGGCAGCAAGGATGTATCACGGCTATCATGTGGGGCGTGAGACACATGTTTGTCTTTCACATTTTCAATTCGCAGATGATACTTCGTTAATAGGTGAAAAGAGCTGGGCAAATGTGCGTTCTATGGGGGCGGTGTTAACAATTTTTGAACAGGTGTTTGGGTTGAAGGTTAATTTCCACGAAAGTTTGTTGACGAGAGTTAATGTCTCAGATTCTAGGTTGCAGGAGGTTGTTATGGCGTTGAGTTGTATAGTGGGAGCCTTCCCCTTTGTGTACTTGGGAATGCCTATTGGTGGGGATGCTCGCAGGTTGGAATTTTGGAAGTCTGTGATGGACCATATTATATCTAGATTGTCGAACTGGAAAAGTAAATTTCTTTCATTGGAGGGGCATCTGATTCTCCTGAAATCTATCCTGTCGTTTCTtccggtttactttctttccttcttcatgGCACCCACATGTATAATTTCTTCTATCgaatctttatttaaaaaaaatgggggTGGGGGGTGAGGATTTTAGAAATATTGCTTGGGTTGATCGGGACTCTGCTTGCTTACCGAAGGAGGATGGTGGGTTAGGTGTAAGGAAGTTACAGGAATTTAATTTAACGATGttagggaagtggtgttggagatTGTTGGTGGATGCGGAGAGTTTACGGTATCGAGTCTTAAAGGCTAGGTATGGGGAGGAGGGGCGGTTGAAGGAAGGGGGAGGGATAGTTCATTATGGTGGATGATGGTTTTTGTCATCCGTGGTGGTGCTGGGATGGGGGCGGGGAGTTGGTTTGATGAAAATCTGCGACGAGTGGTTGGTGGTGGAGGTAACACTTATTTTTGGACGGACAATTGGGTTAATGACGCTTCTTTACGGATGCAGTTTCCTCTCCTTTTTGATTTGGCTGAAAATAAGTGGGTGACCGTGGAGGAAATGTTGAGGGGAGGGTGGGAGGAAGGGGGTGGATGAGGCCTCTCTTTTCTTGGGAAGAGGAGAATGTTACGAAGTGTTATGCTTTGCTgcataatattgttttgcaagaTAATATTCTTGACAGGTGGAGGTGGATCCTCGATCCCATTAATGGATGCACCTCCTGAGAGGGGATTGTTCGATGTTGTTTGGCATAAGCGAGCTCCGTTAAAGGTCTCGGTGTTCACGTGGAGACTCTTTCGCAATAGATTACCAACTAAAGACAATCTT
Above is a genomic segment from Medicago truncatula cultivar Jemalong A17 chromosome 5, MtrunA17r5.0-ANR, whole genome shotgun sequence containing:
- the LOC11405995 gene encoding putative disease resistance protein RGA4 yields the protein MDIVVLRETIDQLLEKIRGRKENRLLAGLSNSDKNQLITSLEKIQDLVKNHVQRHEVLSNLKTALKDLNKLVEELDAGILKPQKRTFSPFQADRHKHQLKAINSRIQNAIKDLKDVLKELSTTTTATMPPQEAWEKTGEETELEPAIVGRKKEIIDQLIPLHTGAESVGKVSVVSIVGFAGIGKTKLARLICEDEQVKAHFGLQIWIYDVEFLNTTDMSSTYTDGGKGNLVVLDNLKTEILGDEMLSDLDKILMTSNGASAILITTRSKLVANNITVSLSNYRLRHETTRPDTVFTTFKPHVILGLNEEESLSLFWKVRGQSSSIIDMKKEMQRKMVMDCGGVPFLIIFKAIFVNNHCADLAVADLNKEEFLKELKVRYYDKLPSPQKFCFEFCSLFPQDHLIDVERLIHLLTAEGFQSDLENSTEDKFRQYFNDFVGMPIFKDMEEDECGAVRRCRMQPLMHDLARFVSDQIENVTVDPEGEKVTEGVLRASFDFSLDVSRGIPPSLFKKAKKLKAILFWKTQSLLPKDMKTGYSTCGQIFKSFKATLRMLDLHDMGIKTLPNSIGDMNNLRYLDLSLNSIEKLPNSITKLSNLQTLKLSQCYPLEELPKNIDELVNLKHLEIDGCLALTHMPRKLHKLECSLQTLSLFVISDGHHVGGLSELARLNNLRGHLEISHLESLNLSKADNCLNGKNDLQRLTLRWCHEDDYGKKEEEDDQKRLDFLEPPSTLRAIFVVGYKGKTLSNWFSSIACLVKLSLYDCTSCIFLPHLHELPNLRFLELLRLDKLEYIADQSNDSDRHNDKLQAAAVHFPSLEELTISDCPNLKRWWRKDKMEKDLPFFACLSKLNVNYCPELTCMPLFPGLDEELILVGSSVKPLLDSINHGHRKCYPFSKLKSMKIANIEDSRSPAKIWIEYFNSLEKLDIKEWKHLKSLPEGFDNLNSLQSLNIENCQELDLSSTEWEGLKNLRSLTIREIPKLETLPSSIYKVTSLQDLQLHNCPQLTSLSETIEYLKSLEKLVISECDKLASLPKALKNVESLHTLIILDCTLLLPRCQSDTGDDWSQIAHIKNKQVTETNRDM